The Desmonostoc muscorum LEGE 12446 genome includes a region encoding these proteins:
- a CDS encoding DNA translocase FtsK: MHYLTKASEIQTQIAKFALAKVLWLDTEVANWNTSYPRLSLIQILAEPADSTGKFAYILDVLDKPDLIAFFIQQIMVNSQIEKVFHNASFDLKYLGEKSAQHITCTLKLARKITLKTLQTSNLKLKTLATELCRFSHVDTEEGISDWGKRPLSEKQLHYAAMDTVYLAAVHRRLLEIYNPNFVNNIFNMMPHDSKNTSLTATKVRVAFECPRLFYLHQKFGGNTLFIPPDNHIGIGNSFHQLADSFIKLAVSESRFTEIFQTSISQLNIEEIDSRLRQLFYEIKFSTYLEKAVEKDASAAQPLYKVWQGLQGLIRRFAELLVVNRRYCSAEAVIRNTFVSEERKLEHYFQLPDGTQQRVGGEFDCLVYNFEIKRLCVLEFKTYRPVDPSAQLAQVALYSYMLWHQKKVAVDSAVYCVLPEFKEYQYSWEQLENNVHQLIPYKLHQMQQWLTWESPHPNSPPPTTQPYLCEICPQQQKCKSFFASPVVVQVSSLISEDENNGGQDAHPTRRNSVNADAIGEELVTTLQSFKIKVDYQGSILGPAFIRVKLKPHLGVSVNSILRLSNDLQVQLGLANAPLITPQAGYVSVDLPRPDRQIASFEEYIQPQFLPPTVPIKIAIGVSIEGELVEADLSDANTCHFLVGGTTGSGKSEFLRSLLLSLLNRHSPQYLKIALVDPKRVTFPEFEKMPWLYSPVVKDGDRAIELMDELVAEMESRYHQFEKAGCADLSTYNQRSSKILPRIVCIFDEYADFMAEKEIRTSLEQSIKRLGAMARAAGIHLIIATQRPEAKVVTPIIRSNLPGRVALRTASEADSAIVLGGKQTAAAYLLGKGDLLYQIGAQIYRLQSLFVKNIQLPSA, encoded by the coding sequence ATGCACTACCTAACAAAAGCTTCTGAAATCCAGACACAAATTGCAAAATTCGCCTTGGCTAAAGTGCTATGGCTAGATACAGAAGTAGCTAATTGGAATACCTCTTATCCCAGATTATCATTAATTCAGATATTAGCAGAACCCGCAGACTCTACAGGAAAGTTTGCTTATATTCTTGATGTGTTGGATAAACCTGATTTGATTGCATTCTTTATTCAGCAAATCATGGTTAATTCGCAAATTGAGAAGGTATTTCACAATGCAAGTTTTGATTTAAAGTACTTGGGTGAAAAATCTGCACAACATATTACCTGTACTCTGAAGCTAGCAAGAAAGATTACCCTCAAAACATTACAAACATCCAATTTAAAACTGAAAACTCTAGCAACAGAACTTTGTCGATTTTCTCATGTAGATACAGAAGAAGGAATAAGCGACTGGGGAAAGCGTCCTCTCAGTGAAAAGCAGCTACATTATGCGGCGATGGATACAGTATATTTGGCTGCTGTTCATCGCCGTTTATTAGAAATTTATAACCCTAATTTTGTAAATAATATTTTTAATATGATGCCTCATGACTCCAAAAATACATCTTTAACAGCTACTAAAGTCAGAGTCGCTTTTGAGTGTCCTCGCTTATTTTATTTACATCAAAAATTTGGCGGTAATACTTTATTCATACCACCAGATAATCACATTGGTATTGGTAATAGTTTTCATCAATTAGCTGATAGTTTTATCAAATTAGCTGTTAGTGAATCAAGATTTACAGAAATATTCCAAACTAGTATATCTCAATTAAATATTGAGGAAATTGACTCTCGTCTGCGACAGCTTTTTTATGAAATTAAATTTTCTACTTATCTAGAAAAAGCTGTTGAAAAAGATGCAAGTGCAGCGCAACCACTGTACAAAGTTTGGCAAGGATTGCAAGGATTAATCAGACGCTTTGCAGAATTACTTGTTGTCAATCGACGTTATTGTAGTGCAGAAGCAGTTATTCGCAACACTTTTGTTTCTGAAGAACGTAAGCTTGAGCATTATTTTCAGCTACCTGATGGCACACAACAAAGGGTAGGAGGTGAATTTGATTGCTTGGTCTATAATTTTGAAATTAAGCGTTTGTGTGTGCTTGAATTCAAAACTTATCGGCCAGTAGATCCATCAGCACAATTGGCTCAAGTTGCTCTTTATAGTTACATGCTTTGGCATCAGAAAAAGGTAGCAGTTGATTCGGCGGTTTATTGTGTTTTGCCAGAATTTAAAGAGTATCAATATTCTTGGGAACAGCTAGAAAATAACGTGCATCAATTGATTCCCTATAAATTACACCAGATGCAGCAATGGCTGACTTGGGAATCACCTCATCCTAATTCGCCACCGCCAACAACTCAGCCTTATCTATGCGAAATTTGTCCCCAACAGCAAAAGTGTAAGAGTTTTTTTGCTTCGCCTGTTGTAGTTCAAGTATCTAGTTTAATATCAGAAGATGAGAATAATGGCGGGCAAGATGCCCACCCCACAAGAAGAAATTCTGTTAATGCTGATGCTATTGGTGAAGAGTTGGTTACTACTTTACAATCTTTTAAAATTAAGGTTGATTATCAAGGTTCTATTCTTGGGCCGGCTTTTATTAGGGTAAAGTTGAAACCGCATCTAGGTGTGAGTGTTAACTCAATTCTTCGCTTATCCAATGATTTACAAGTACAGCTAGGGTTAGCTAATGCGCCTTTAATTACTCCACAAGCTGGTTATGTTAGCGTTGATTTGCCACGTCCAGATAGGCAAATTGCGAGTTTTGAAGAGTATATTCAGCCGCAATTTTTACCTCCAACAGTACCTATAAAAATTGCAATTGGAGTGAGTATCGAAGGAGAGTTGGTAGAAGCAGATTTATCCGATGCGAATACTTGTCATTTTTTAGTTGGTGGTACAACTGGTAGTGGTAAGAGTGAATTTCTACGATCGCTCCTTCTCAGTCTCCTCAATCGTCATTCCCCACAATATCTGAAAATCGCCCTAGTTGACCCCAAGCGAGTCACATTTCCAGAGTTTGAGAAAATGCCCTGGTTGTATTCGCCAGTTGTTAAGGATGGCGATCGCGCGATCGAACTGATGGATGAATTAGTCGCAGAGATGGAATCGCGTTACCACCAGTTTGAAAAAGCTGGGTGTGCCGATTTAAGTACTTACAATCAACGCTCCAGTAAGATTTTACCTCGTATAGTCTGCATTTTTGATGAATATGCAGACTTTATGGCAGAAAAAGAAATCCGCACATCACTAGAACAAAGTATTAAACGACTCGGAGCAATGGCACGAGCCGCAGGAATTCATCTAATTATTGCCACTCAACGCCCAGAAGCCAAGGTTGTTACACCAATAATCCGCTCAAACCTACCAGGACGAGTTGCTCTGCGTACCGCTAGTGAAGCAGACTCTGCGATCGTCTTGGGGGGAAAACAAACAGCAGCAGCTTATCTATTGGGCAAAGGCGATTTACTCTACCAAATAGGCGCTCAAATATACCGCTTACAAAGCTTATTTGTCAAAAATATTCAACTGCCATCAGCATAG
- a CDS encoding molybdopterin-dependent oxidoreductase → MNLFRVKRPQLSRRKFLEISGISGISFFLGGCGTPIFEDIVGKLSEPLNQKVEKLIFQPQKLVPEFTLSEIEPEALIVNSFRYNPIIDLEKYRLIVDGEVNNPLSLSMAEIQALPLTSMIIRHICVEGWAAIVQWGGVRLQEIIALAQPKPNIQYAYFKSADGYYESWDIASALHPQTLLAYEKNGDTLPIENGAPLRLASPIKLGYKQSKWVTQITLTSYLSPFKGYWEDQGYEWFAGI, encoded by the coding sequence ATGAACTTATTTCGCGTTAAGCGTCCGCAATTATCACGCCGCAAATTTTTAGAAATATCGGGAATTTCCGGCATAAGTTTTTTTCTTGGTGGCTGTGGAACACCGATATTTGAAGATATTGTGGGTAAACTTTCCGAACCACTCAATCAAAAGGTAGAAAAGTTAATATTTCAACCACAAAAGCTTGTACCAGAATTTACTCTCAGTGAGATTGAACCAGAGGCATTAATAGTTAATAGCTTCAGATATAATCCAATTATTGATTTAGAAAAGTATCGTTTAATTGTTGATGGTGAGGTTAACAATCCTCTCAGCCTCAGTATGGCAGAAATTCAAGCTTTGCCGCTAACTTCTATGATTATTCGCCATATTTGTGTGGAAGGTTGGGCTGCGATCGTTCAATGGGGTGGTGTACGTTTACAAGAAATTATTGCCCTTGCTCAACCTAAGCCCAATATCCAGTATGCTTACTTTAAATCAGCTGATGGCTACTATGAAAGTTGGGATATAGCTTCAGCATTACATCCCCAGACTTTGTTAGCTTATGAAAAAAACGGTGATACTTTACCAATAGAAAATGGTGCGCCTTTGCGTTTAGCTTCACCGATTAAACTCGGTTACAAGCAAAGTAAATGGGTGACTCAAATTACACTGACTAGCTATTTATCCCCTTTTAAAGGCTACTGGGAAGATCAGGGTTACGAATGGTTCGCAGGAATTTAG
- a CDS encoding bifunctional orotidine-5'-phosphate decarboxylase/orotate phosphoribosyltransferase, giving the protein MNFFDKLNRNILQNQSLLFVGLDPNPEMMPTRYESEDIIAGLWEWLQFIISETSDFVCAYKPTFGFYEALGIRGLELLHKTLAAIPAHIPIILDAKHSDLNTSSIFARTVFTQWQVDAITLSPYTGQDHVVPFLVYPDKAVFILCCTSNPGAEALQQYPTNESPLYLQVVKESKTWGTPEQLGLEVGTTNSEVLALIRAVAPERIIMARSIWAEGANLKEILEAGLNTNGDGLLIPVPQDMLGTPKLSEEIQCLRTEINQIKTEIIHENSTCSVWFPDVCLLNQHPQQDLILQLYDIDCIMFGNFVQASGAIFPYYIDLRKIISNPQVFNQVLTAYEEILKNLNFDRLAGIPYGSLPTATGLALRLNCPMIFPRKEVKAHGTRRVIEGNFHPGETVVVVDDILISGKSVMEGAEKLESAGLNVNDIVVFIDHEQGVKDRLQQNGYRGHAVLTLSEITNTLYQAGRINDEQFLAFTEN; this is encoded by the coding sequence ATGAACTTTTTTGATAAATTGAATCGAAATATTCTGCAAAATCAAAGCTTACTATTTGTAGGACTCGATCCTAATCCAGAAATGATGCCTACTCGTTATGAATCTGAAGATATCATTGCTGGTTTGTGGGAATGGTTACAATTCATTATTTCTGAAACGTCCGATTTTGTTTGTGCTTATAAACCGACATTTGGCTTTTACGAAGCGCTAGGTATTCGAGGTTTAGAACTACTGCACAAAACTTTAGCAGCTATTCCAGCCCACATCCCAATTATTTTAGATGCCAAACATAGTGATTTAAATACAAGTAGCATTTTTGCTCGTACTGTGTTTACACAATGGCAGGTGGATGCAATTACTTTAAGTCCCTATACAGGACAAGATCATGTAGTACCTTTTTTGGTCTATCCTGATAAAGCAGTGTTTATTTTATGCTGTACTTCTAATCCAGGAGCAGAAGCTTTACAACAGTATCCAACAAACGAATCACCTCTTTATTTGCAGGTAGTAAAAGAATCAAAAACCTGGGGGACTCCAGAGCAATTGGGTTTGGAAGTGGGAACTACAAATTCTGAAGTTTTGGCACTTATTCGTGCAGTTGCTCCTGAAAGAATTATTATGGCGCGTAGTATTTGGGCGGAGGGAGCAAACCTGAAGGAAATTTTAGAAGCTGGCTTAAATACTAATGGTGATGGTTTGCTGATTCCTGTTCCTCAAGATATGTTGGGAACCCCAAAATTATCTGAGGAAATTCAGTGTTTACGCACAGAAATTAATCAAATCAAAACTGAAATTATTCACGAAAATTCTACTTGTTCTGTGTGGTTTCCTGATGTTTGTTTGCTAAATCAGCATCCCCAACAGGATTTAATTTTACAACTTTATGATATTGATTGCATTATGTTTGGTAACTTTGTCCAAGCATCAGGAGCCATATTTCCTTATTACATCGACTTACGCAAAATTATTTCCAATCCCCAAGTTTTTAATCAAGTTCTAACTGCTTATGAGGAGATTTTGAAGAATCTCAATTTTGATAGGTTAGCAGGTATTCCGTATGGTTCTTTACCAACTGCAACTGGTTTAGCTTTACGCCTTAATTGTCCGATGATTTTCCCTCGTAAAGAGGTAAAAGCCCACGGAACTCGAAGAGTAATTGAGGGTAATTTTCATCCTGGTGAAACAGTTGTAGTAGTTGATGATATTCTCATCAGTGGTAAAAGTGTGATGGAAGGAGCAGAAAAGTTAGAATCAGCAGGATTAAATGTGAATGATATTGTGGTATTTATCGACCATGAACAAGGTGTGAAAGATAGATTACAGCAAAATGGTTATCGTGGTCATGCGGTTTTAACTCTTTCAGAAATTACCAATACTCTATATCAAGCAGGAAGGATAAATGATGAGCAGTTTTTAGCTTTTACTGAAAATTAG
- a CDS encoding AI-2E family transporter, with product MNFSLNQLLKWLILTLLFPLVFLNAWLAFRVFQNLQPVVTILLLATLLAFILNYPVSILQRRGVKRNYAVALAFIIASIIFVALGIILLPIVLEQFNEMAKVLPQWIDSSEEKLEILNQWFSSHKLNVNFRQLLTQFTEQLPHELEFISDKLLSIIIDTIDNISEALIIVVLTFYLLLDGPRIWEGLFNKLPGTFAPKISQSIQQNFQNYLIGQGTLALLMGVSETLVFLVFQVQFALLFGLGVGLLSLIPFGDVVSLVVITLIIASHNFWLAVKVFAVAVVIDQLIDQAIAPRLLGKFTGIRPIWVLIALLVGTNIGGVLGLVIAVPVAGFIKDAADGFSKSGDSENVVEVEPASELLAEESISQ from the coding sequence ATGAATTTTTCGCTCAATCAACTACTTAAATGGTTAATTTTGACGCTACTATTTCCTTTAGTTTTTCTCAATGCTTGGCTAGCATTCCGGGTTTTTCAAAATTTGCAACCTGTGGTGACAATTCTTTTATTGGCTACTTTGCTGGCGTTCATTTTAAACTACCCTGTTTCAATTCTCCAACGGCGAGGAGTTAAACGCAACTATGCAGTAGCTTTAGCTTTTATAATAGCATCAATAATTTTTGTGGCTTTGGGTATCATTTTATTACCTATTGTTTTAGAGCAATTTAATGAGATGGCTAAAGTCCTTCCCCAATGGATTGATTCTAGCGAAGAAAAACTTGAGATTTTAAATCAGTGGTTTTCTAGCCATAAATTAAACGTAAATTTCAGACAGTTATTAACACAATTTACTGAGCAATTGCCCCATGAATTAGAGTTCATCTCAGATAAACTGTTAAGTATTATTATTGATACAATTGATAATATATCTGAGGCGCTAATTATTGTAGTGCTGACTTTTTATCTGTTGTTAGATGGTCCGAGAATTTGGGAAGGATTATTTAATAAATTACCTGGAACTTTTGCTCCCAAAATCAGCCAATCGATTCAGCAAAATTTTCAAAATTACTTGATTGGTCAGGGTACTTTGGCTTTGCTGATGGGAGTTTCAGAAACATTAGTGTTTTTAGTTTTTCAAGTCCAGTTTGCTTTACTATTTGGTTTGGGAGTTGGGCTTTTGAGCTTAATTCCCTTTGGTGATGTCGTTAGTCTTGTTGTAATAACTTTAATCATAGCCTCGCATAACTTTTGGTTAGCAGTGAAAGTTTTTGCGGTAGCTGTTGTAATTGACCAGTTAATCGATCAGGCGATCGCACCTCGTCTTTTGGGTAAATTTACTGGCATTAGACCAATATGGGTATTAATTGCTTTGCTTGTGGGCACCAATATTGGCGGAGTCTTAGGTTTGGTAATCGCTGTACCTGTAGCTGGTTTTATTAAAGATGCAGCAGACGGTTTTTCTAAATCTGGTGATTCTGAGAATGTAGTTGAAGTTGAACCAGCATCAGAATTGTTAGCAGAGGAATCAATATCCCAATGA
- a CDS encoding MlaD family protein produces MRGLMTSRFASGRTFREGSVGLLVLLGLGVFGIFFLWLNRFNATRGSYKAIIEFANAGGMQKGTPVRYRGVKVGNISRVKPGANSIDVEVEIVQTDLIIPRNVVIEANQTGLISESIIDITPKTTLPTGVAIAKPLEKNCNSSLIICNGSRLKGQVGISVDQLIRSSTELTNVYNDPKFYKNINGVLEATTVAATSFTDLSQDLRGLTKSLRQQLNTFSATANSVQRATSQLNVSATETVNQFGATAIQANRLLSNLDKLVVTNRSSLVGALNNITETSNQLRVTVSSLSPAVNRLTQGELLNNLEALSNNAAQASANLRDASKTLNDPKNIVVLQQTLDSARVTFENTQKITSDLDELTGDPTFRQNLRQLVNGLSSLVSSTQQMQQQVQVATTLDSVKTAVSKPNNIIRTPVIQEEISDNKPLLKLPLPETKFQANTNVDAINQPPAFETSTTNPELIPSQPIPNSSQENLLKQLREYGKQREQLNTEK; encoded by the coding sequence ATGCGAGGTTTAATGACAAGCCGCTTCGCGTCTGGGCGAACATTTAGAGAAGGTTCTGTGGGATTGTTAGTCTTGCTAGGACTAGGGGTATTTGGAATATTCTTCCTCTGGTTAAATAGATTTAATGCTACTCGCGGTTCATACAAAGCTATTATCGAATTTGCTAACGCCGGGGGAATGCAAAAAGGAACACCAGTTAGGTATCGTGGCGTTAAGGTAGGAAATATTTCCAGGGTTAAACCAGGAGCAAATTCCATTGATGTAGAAGTTGAAATTGTCCAAACTGACCTAATTATTCCCCGGAATGTAGTGATAGAAGCTAATCAAACCGGATTAATTAGCGAAAGTATTATTGACATCACACCAAAAACAACACTTCCCACTGGGGTTGCCATCGCAAAACCTCTAGAGAAAAATTGTAATTCTAGCCTGATAATTTGTAATGGCTCTCGATTAAAAGGTCAGGTTGGCATCAGTGTTGATCAACTAATTCGCAGTTCAACTGAACTCACTAATGTATACAACGATCCAAAATTTTATAAAAATATCAATGGAGTTTTAGAAGCTACTACAGTCGCAGCAACCAGTTTCACAGATTTAAGTCAGGATTTAAGAGGTTTGACTAAAAGTTTGCGACAACAATTAAATACATTTTCAGCTACTGCTAATTCAGTGCAGCGGGCGACTAGCCAACTTAATGTATCCGCAACTGAAACAGTAAATCAATTCGGTGCAACTGCAATTCAAGCGAATCGATTGCTGAGTAACCTAGATAAATTGGTGGTAACAAATCGTTCTTCACTAGTTGGTGCCCTGAATAATATTACCGAAACCAGCAATCAATTACGTGTTACAGTTAGTAGCCTATCGCCAGCTGTCAATCGCTTGACTCAAGGAGAATTATTAAACAATTTAGAAGCCCTTTCCAACAATGCGGCACAAGCTTCAGCTAATTTACGTGATGCTTCTAAAACCTTAAACGATCCAAAGAATATCGTGGTATTACAACAAACTTTAGACTCAGCACGAGTAACATTTGAAAATACGCAAAAAATTACATCTGATTTGGATGAATTGACAGGCGATCCTACTTTCCGACAAAATCTGCGACAACTTGTAAATGGTCTAAGTAGTTTAGTATCTTCTACACAACAGATGCAGCAACAAGTGCAGGTTGCTACTACTCTAGATTCGGTAAAAACTGCTGTGAGTAAACCAAATAATATAATTCGTACCCCAGTAATTCAAGAGGAAATATCTGATAATAAACCGCTTTTGAAGTTACCTTTACCGGAGACTAAATTCCAGGCTAATACTAACGTTGATGCAATTAATCAACCTCCTGCTTTTGAGACTAGCACCACGAACCCTGAATTAATTCCTAGTCAGCCTATCCCTAATTCATCCCAAGAAAACCTCTTGAAGCAACTGCGGGAATATGGCAAGCAACGAGAGCAACTAAACACAGAAAAATAG
- a CDS encoding ABC transporter ATP-binding protein, which yields MTEPLIELKSISKSFGSHKVLDNVDLTIYRGEALGIIGPSGTGKSTILRVIAGLLAPDEGEIYVQGVRRDGLIEDGGESVGIGMVFQQAALFDSLTVEENVGFLLYQNSKLPRSRIRDLVKEKLEMVGLPGISDLYPAELSGGMRKRVSFARAIMSNPDNPREGAEVLLYDEPTAGLDPIASTVIEDLIRSLQCTHGVCSTYAVVTHQDSTIRRTTDRLIFLYEGRVQWQGTVSEIYSTENPLIKQFISGSVQGPIQVAG from the coding sequence ATGACTGAACCATTAATTGAACTCAAAAGTATTTCTAAGTCCTTTGGTAGCCATAAAGTTCTAGATAATGTAGATTTAACAATTTACCGGGGAGAAGCGCTAGGAATTATTGGGCCATCAGGGACTGGTAAATCGACAATTTTACGGGTAATAGCGGGGTTATTGGCTCCTGATGAAGGAGAAATTTATGTTCAAGGAGTGCGACGAGACGGTTTGATTGAGGATGGCGGCGAGTCCGTTGGTATTGGTATGGTGTTTCAACAGGCAGCATTATTTGATTCGCTGACGGTGGAGGAGAATGTGGGATTTTTACTTTATCAAAATTCCAAGCTGCCGCGATCGCGCATTCGAGATTTGGTAAAAGAAAAATTGGAAATGGTAGGCTTACCAGGAATAAGTGACCTTTACCCAGCCGAACTTTCCGGGGGAATGCGAAAACGAGTCAGTTTTGCCCGTGCGATTATGTCTAACCCCGATAACCCTAGAGAAGGTGCAGAAGTTTTACTGTACGATGAACCAACAGCCGGACTCGACCCCATTGCTTCAACAGTAATAGAAGATTTAATCCGCTCTTTGCAATGTACACATGGAGTCTGTAGCACCTACGCTGTTGTTACCCACCAAGATAGTACTATACGCCGTACAACTGATAGACTTATATTTTTGTATGAAGGTAGAGTGCAGTGGCAGGGTACAGTTAGTGAAATATACAGCACAGAAAATCCTTTGATTAAACAATTTATTAGTGGCAGTGTTCAAGGGCCAATTCAGGTGGCCGGTTAA